One stretch of Zingiber officinale cultivar Zhangliang chromosome 6B, Zo_v1.1, whole genome shotgun sequence DNA includes these proteins:
- the LOC121991555 gene encoding putative disease resistance protein RGA4, translated as MKSVLELATSASVNISQIDLVRQNLEKALSGKKFLLVLDDVWNKDPFEWGKLKAALTCGTRGSKILVTTRSQQVSSIMGSSNTIHQIQQLSGDDYLYLFQQFAFGDQAVDQNLMEIGEKIAKKCGGVPLAAISLGSMLRITRDETYWSSVLNSEIWQLGNEEDQVLAVLKLSYDTLPLRSKKCFAFASLFSKNDIMAKDELIKLWIANGFVRSEGNFNAETAGNRVFDDLVLRSFFLLVPSQDVIRCTIHDLMHDLARSVSADVYWNSEQDSVENIGKRTYHLKISLSEESSMTHVLGKKPLYLRTFMSRRVYSPLRTNMFEGFLELKFLRSIDLPCNGIIEVPTSIGNLIHLRYLNLSRNGIKVLPDSITLLPNLQYLDLSFNEELQELPEELGNMQSLRELDCRHLDFQELLPLFSHIQNIQDLDLLRALSHFNFGLTHMPCGLSRLTNLQSLGAFYAGDRTGACSIIELEDLKLHGEMNIIFSKDFTNYSCGGRKILKNKDLNELRLEFNGSERYDKEMLDDLCPNKSLKKLSICNYGSRQFPAWLMESQLSNLVEVSLKNCRGCEHIPPFGNLQFLKKLDLRSINGITHMGVEFHGHGGFPSLQELILNELYNLEEWLESHGVDELFPKLQSLKIFACPRLKSMPRLPTIQYLDIFWCSGSLLSCVGRLTSLSLLRLVEMDDMTSLPNGCIRNLTSLTTFEIQGCKQLQCLPGDEMQHLEIIRSLTIYRCNNLASFPSEVGCLGSLRSLSLRGCPSIKVQPEVLVQILNSLHKFQIEICHKNVDIRRQLQHLHTLKELFITGVHGRYKNHSYIGRNNATQLGICCCDELESLITAEPTSNVLEELYIDEIFKLTTLPDWLRHLESLRVLSIHNCSELGLLPRGLKNLPMLETFRVSNCPQLKRRCEREIGEDWPIISHLPFIDIS; from the coding sequence ATGAAATCTGTTTTAGAACTGGCTACCAGTGCATCAGTCAATATCTCACAAATAGATTTAGTGAGGCAGAACCTAGAAAAAGCATTATCTGGGAAGAAATTTCTGCTCGTGCTGGATGATGTATGGAATAAAGATCCATTTGAGTGGGGTAAACTGAAAGCAGCCTTAACATGTGGAACTAGAGGAAGCAAAATTTTGGTGACAACCCGGAGCCAACAAGTCTCTTCAATTATGGGCTCATCTAATACCATCCACCAAATACAACAGTTGTCTGGAGATGATTATTTGTACTTATTTCAACAATTTGCATTTGGAGATCAAGCAGTGGATCAAAACCTGATGGAAATTGGTGAAAAAATTGCTAAAAAATGTGGTGGTGTTCCCTTGGCAGCCATTTCTCTTGGTAGCATGCTCCGCATCACTCGAGATGAAACCTATTGGTCCTCGGTATTGAACAGCGAAATATGGCAACTGGGAAATGAGGAAGATCAAGTGTTAGCTGTGCTAAAGTTGAGCTATGACACTCTCCCTCTGCGGTCAAAGAAGTGTTTTGCATTTGCCTCTCTATTTTCAAAAAATGATATAATGGCAAAGGATGAACTGATTAAACTGTGGATAGCAAATGGTTTTGTACGTTCAGAAGGAAATTTTAATGCTGAAACAGCAGGCAATCGTGTCTTTGATGATCTTGTGTTGAGATCATTCTTTCTCTTGGTACCATCTCAAGATGTAATCCGGTGCACGATCCATGATTTGATGCATGATCTGGCACGATCAGTATCTGCAGATGTATATTGGAATTCTGAACAAGACTCGGTGGAAAACATTGGCAAACGAACATATCATTTGAAAATAAGTCTATCAGAGGAATCAAGCATGACTCATGTCTTAGGCAAGAAACCATTGTACTTGCGCACTTTTATGTCCCGACGGGTGTATTCACCTTTGAGGACCAATATGTTTGAAGGCTTCTTAGAACTGAAATTTTTGCGGTCGATAGATTTACCTTGCAATGGCATCATAGAGGTGCCAACATCAATAGGAAATTTGATACATTTGAGGTACCTCAACTTATCTAGGAATGGTATTAAAGTTCTACCTGACTCCATAACCCTTCTCCCCAATTTACAGTATCTTGATCTCAGTTTCAATGAGGAACTTCAAGAGCTGCCAGAAGAGTTAGGGAATATGCAAAGCCTTCGGGAACTTGATTGCCGCCATCTTGATTTTCAAGAGCTTCTACCTCTTTTTTCCCATATACAAAACATTCAGGATCTTGATTTACTACGTGCTCTTTCCCATTTTAATTTTGGATTGACACACATGCCCTGTGGATTGTCACGGCTAACTAATCTTCAAAGTTTAGGTGCCTTTTATGCTGGGGACAGAACCGGTGCATGCTCAATTATAGAACTTGAGGATTTGAAGCTTCATGGAGAAATGAATATTATATTTTCCAAGGATTTTACTAATTACTCTTGTGGTGGAAGAAAAATCTTGAAGAATAAAGATCTTAATGAACTACGCTTAGAGTTTAATGGGTCAGAGAGATATGATAAGGAGATGTTGGACGATCTTTGTCCCAACAAGAGCTTAAAGAAGTTGAGCATATGCAATTATGGGAGCCGACAATTTCCTGCATGGTTGATGGAGTCACAGTTGTCAAATTTGGTTGAAGTTAGCCTTAAAAATTGTCGTGGTTGTGAGCATATTCCTCCGTTTGGAAATCTGCAGTTTCTCAAGAAGCTTGACTTACGGTCTATTAATGGCATTACACATATGGGTGTTGAGTTCCATGGGCACGGAGGCTTTCCTTCCCTTCAAGAACTCATCTTGAATGAGTTGTATAATTTAGAGGAATGGTTAGAATCTCACGGTGTCGACGAGTTGTTCCCCAAACTGCAGAGTCTGAAGATTTTTGCTTGTCCAAGATTGAAAAGTATGCCGAGACTTCCTACAATCCAATACCTTGACATATTTTGGTGCAGTGGGAGTCTACTCTCATGTGTTGGAAGACTGACTTCTCTGTCTCTTCTTCGACTGGTGGAAATGGACGACATGACATCCCTTCCCAACGGTTGCATCAGAAACCTCACATCTTTGACGACATTTGAAATCCAAGGGTGCAAACAACTCCAATGTCTTCCTGGCGATGAAATGCAACACCTAGAAATAATTCGTTCATTGACCATTTATCGATGTAACAATTTGGCATCGTTTCCGTCAGAAGTGGGATGCCTTGGTTCTCTTCGTTCTCTAAGTCTCAGAGGTTGTCCGAGTATAAAGGTGCAGCCAGAAGTACTCGTACAAATCTTGAATTCACTACATAAGTTCCAAATAGAGATTTGTCACAAGAATGTCGATATACGACGGCAACTGCAACACTTGCACACTCTCAAAGAATTGTTTATAACTGGTGTACATGGGAGATATAAGAATCATAGTTATATTGGTCGCAACAATGCCACACAATTAGGTATTTGTTGTTGTGATGAATTGGAGTCGTTGATAACAGCAGAACCAACAAGCAATGTGTTAGAAGAACTATACATAGATGAAATTTTCAAGCTAACGACCTTGCCTGACTGGCTACGGCATCTCGAGTCTCTTCGTGTTCTATCAATCCACAACTGCTCAGAATTAGGACTTTTGCCAAGAGGTTTGAAGAATCTACCTATGTTGGAAACTTTCAGGGTTTCCAACTGCCCACAATTGAAAAGAAGATGCGAAAGGGAGATCGGCGAAGATTGGCCCATCATCTCACATCTGCCATTCATTGATATTTCTTAG
- the LOC121989569 gene encoding U-box domain-containing protein 12-like translates to MAECERPDPVAGSFRLWPAFSPAALRRRFLDAIACGARGRRKVCGGVDAAEPRPIGPRPGWSDRLAELLQEEAADSVAVYATEDAARGKIVDAAEPRPIGSRPRGSERLAELLHEEAADSVAVDVAEDAAGRQITSLEELQRVVTLMQLEGWNASKARRMAAATDVRRLAKDNPEAREMLALLGAIPPLVAMLDSEEPDGQIAALYALLNLGIGSELNKASIVKAGAVHKMLRLIESGSSLAVSEAIVANFLGLSAFDSNKPLIGASGAIPFLLSTFQNPDTSPTARQDALRALFNLSIAFSNLPLLIDAGTVPSLLASIGDMAVSERSLAVLSNLVAYVEGRRALSRSPDAFAILVDVLGWCDAAACQEIAVYVLMVMAHKGHSDRAAMVAAGAVSALLEVALLGTLLSQKRASRLLEILTGDKGKGVSNIASSSVTLAVSAPLSGRAAPIAPATEGMSEERKAVKELVQQSLQSNMRRIIRRAKLLPDFTPSDRFKKLTITSTSKSLPF, encoded by the exons ATGGCCGAGTGCGAACGCCCAGACCCCGTCGCTGGCAGCTTCCGCCTTTGGCCTGCATTCTCTCCTGCAGCCCTCCGCCGCCGGTTCCTCGATGCGATCGCCTGCGGTGCCCGCGGCCGTCGTAAGGTCTGTGGAGGCGTCGACGCTGCGGAGCCCCGACCTATTGGTCCCCGTCCTGGATGGTCGGACCGGCTCGCTGAGCTGCTGCAGGAGGAGGCCGCCGATTCCGTCGCCGTCTATGCCACCGAAGACGCGGCGCGAGGAAAGATCGTCGACGCTGCCGAGCCCCGACCTATCGGTTCGCGTCCCAGAGGCTCGGAGCGGCTCGCTGAGCTGCTGCATGAAGAGGCCGCCGATTCCGTCGCCGTCGATGTCGCCGAAGACGCGGCGGGAAGACAGATCACATCTTTGGAGGAGCTACAGCGCGTGGTGACCCTGATGCAGCTCGAAGGCTGGAATGCTAGCAAGGCTCGCAGAATGGCGGCCGCGACGGATGTGCGCAGACTCGCCAAGGATAACCCCGAGGCCAGGGAGATGCTCGCTTTGCTTGGGGCGATCCCTCCGTTGGTCGCAATGCTGGACTCCGAGGAGCCTGACGGCCAGATCGCCGCGCTATACGCGCTTCTCAATCTAGGGATTGGAAGCGAGTT GAACAAGGCGTCGATCGTGAAGGCCGGCGCAGTTCACAAGATGCTACGCTTGATCGAGTCCGGGAGCTCTTTGGCGGTCTCCGAAGCTATCGTCGCCAATTTCCTCGGCCTCAGCGCGTTCGACTCCAACAAGCCGCTCATCGGCGCCTCTGGCGCGATCCCCTTCTTGTTATCCACCTTCCAAAACCCTGACACAAGCCCCACTGCAAGGCAAGATGCCCTCCGCGCGCTCTTCAACCTCTCCATCGCCTTCTCCAATCTTCCCCTCCTCATCGACGCCGGCACCGTCCCCTCTCTCCTGGCTTCTATCGGGGACATGGCCGTGAGCGAACGATCCCTCGCGGTGCTCTCCAACCTCGTTGCCTACGTAGAGGGGCGCCGCGCCTTGAGCCGCTCCCCTGACGCCTTCGCCATCCTCGTCGACGTCCTCGGGTGGTGCGACGCCGCCGCATGCCAGGAGATCGCGGTGTACGTGCTGATGGTGATGGCCCACAAAGGGCACAGCGACCGGGCTGCAATGGTCGCCGCCGGGGCCGTCTCTGCCCTCTTGGAGGTCGCTCTCTTGGGCACTCTGCTCTCCCAGAAGCGCGCCTCCCGTCTTCTGGAAATTCTGACGGGCGACAAAGGCAAAGGAGTGTCGAACATCGCTTCCAGTTCGGTCACGTTGGCAGTGTCGGCGCCACTGTCCGGGCGTGCGGCTCCGATAGCACCAGCGACAGAAGGGATGAGCGAGGAGAGGAAAGCTGTGAAGGAATTAGTGCAGCAGAGCTTGCAAAGCAACATGCGAAGGATCATCCGGCGAGCGAAATTGCTGCCGGACTTCACGCCGTCGGATCGGTTCAAGAAGCTCACTATCACCTCGACGTCCAAAAGCTTGCCTTTCTAA
- the LOC121989570 gene encoding uncharacterized protein LOC121989570 produces MPHPILACFRGGGGGGSEASASTAAMRSRTTSVYETRLALAALSWSRTVLGLSLRAVLRLNGEQEGDAREEPLVFRIRPWLLWKRRGSRRFRFNDGGGRRRSVDFVWDLRRASFPPWGSCEPSGGFFVAVSVDGEMLLVAGDMIDEAYKKAKVQQSPACRALVSRLEHAVMGEYSGGRRSYRTRAWIGDRYREISIELGAKEKGKEMWMSVEIDGKRLLFVRRLRWKFRGNERSELDGGWIHFSWDLHNWFFQSKDRKPIPPAAGARDSAPEELGHAVFLLRFEGPQKSSPQREDNFTRSSIFRNWVTERYDRKTGFINWSWSGSGVVGEHRRRGRKSSTQKSSYSSSASSASSASTWSVMEWASPEEVELRRVQGFSLLVYAWKN; encoded by the coding sequence ATGCCTCATCCCATTCTCGCGTGCTTCcggggcggcggcggcggcggcagcgaGGCGTCCGCGTCGACCGCCGCAATGCGGAGCCGGACGACCTCCGTCTACGAGACTCGCCTCGCTCTCGCAGCGCTCAGTTGGTCCCGTACCGTCCTCGGCTTGTCACTTCGCGCCGTTCTCCGCCTCAATGGCGAACAAGAAGGGGATGCGCGAGAGGAGCCCCTCGTTTTCCGCATCAGGCCGTGGCTTTTGTGGAAGCGGCGCGGCTCGAGGCGGTTCCGCTTCAATGACGGCGGTGGCCGGCGCCGCTCCGTGGACTTCGTGTGGGACCTCAGGCGCGCGAGCTTCCCACCTTGGGGCAGCTGCGAGCCCTCCGGAGGGTTCTTCGTCGCAGTCTCCGTCGACGGTGAGATGCTCCTCGTCGCTGGGGATATGATCGACGAAGCGTACAAGAAGGCCAAGGTTCAGCAGAGTCCCGCGTGCAGGGCACTGGTATCGAGGTTGGAGCACGCGGTGATGGGTGAGTATAGCGGCGGCAGGAGGTCGTACCGGACCCGCGCCTGGATCGGCGACCGGTACCGCGAGATCTCAATCGAACTCGGGGCGAAGGAGAAGGGGAAAGAAATGTGGATGTCGGTGGAGATCGACGGCAAGCGGCTCTTGTTCGTGAGGCGTCTCCGGTGGAAGTTCCGGGGGAACGAGAGATCGGAGCTCGACGGAGGCTGGATTCATTTCTCCTGGGATCTCCACAACTGGTTCTTCCAGTCTAAGGACCGCAAACCGATACCGCCAGCCGCCGGCGCCCGCGACTCCGCCCCGGAAGAGCTAGGGCACGCCGTGTTTCTGCTTCGGTTCGAGGGCCCGCAGAAGTCAAGTCCTCAGCGAGAGGATAATTTTACCAGAAGTTCAATCTTCAGAAATTGGGTGACCGAGAGATACGATAGAAAGACGGGGTTCATTAATTGGAGCTGGAGTGGCAGTGGAGTTGTCGGCGAGCATAGAAGGCGAGGGAGGAAGAGCAGCACGCAGAAATCCAGCTACTCCTCTTCGGCTTCGTCGGCCTCGTCAGCTAGCACTTGGTCGGTGATGGAATGGGCGAGCCCAGAGGAAGTGGAGCTGCGGCGAGTGCAGGGCTTCTCCCTACTTGTCTACGCCTGGAAGAATTGA